Proteins from one Paraburkholderia sp. BL10I2N1 genomic window:
- a CDS encoding 16S rRNA (uracil(1498)-N(3))-methyltransferase — protein MPRFFVGAPLLGGDLLVLPDDVMRHVQVLRLQPGDSIALFNGEGGEFSAELVEVERRSVRVKVGEFRSIDVEPPYRVTLAQGVAGGDKMDWLIEKAVELGASAFVPLTTARSVVRLSGERAVRRQAHWQGIVRASCEQCGRNRLPDVASAVDLTTWLANLPATPDDDELRLLLSPRASIEFSALPKVAPKGPVTILIGPEGGLSTEEEGLALSQGFSGLGLGPRVLRTETAGIAILAALAARWGGW, from the coding sequence ATGCCTCGCTTTTTCGTCGGCGCGCCTCTACTGGGTGGCGACCTGCTGGTTCTTCCCGACGATGTCATGCGACACGTTCAGGTCCTCCGCCTGCAACCCGGCGACTCGATCGCGCTTTTCAACGGCGAAGGCGGCGAGTTCAGCGCCGAACTCGTCGAAGTCGAACGGCGCTCGGTTCGGGTAAAGGTCGGGGAATTCAGATCGATCGATGTGGAGCCGCCCTATCGCGTGACGCTCGCACAGGGCGTCGCCGGCGGCGACAAGATGGACTGGCTGATCGAGAAAGCGGTCGAACTCGGCGCCTCGGCGTTCGTGCCACTGACGACTGCGCGCAGCGTCGTGCGCCTGTCCGGCGAGCGGGCAGTACGCCGTCAGGCGCACTGGCAAGGGATCGTGCGCGCGTCGTGCGAACAATGCGGTCGCAACCGTCTGCCGGACGTCGCATCGGCCGTCGACCTGACTACCTGGCTCGCAAACCTCCCCGCCACGCCCGACGACGATGAACTGCGGCTGCTGCTGTCGCCGCGTGCGAGCATCGAATTTTCCGCTTTGCCGAAGGTCGCGCCGAAAGGCCCGGTGACGATCCTGATCGGACCGGAGGGCGGCCTGTCCACCGAGGAAGAAGGGCTGGCGCTGAGTCAGGGCTTCAGCGGGCTCGGGCTCGGGCCGCGCGTGCTGCGCACCGAAACAGCGGGCATCGCGATTCTTGCCGCGCTGGCGGCACGTTGGGGGGGGTGGTAG
- a CDS encoding ribonuclease has protein sequence MARKWLRNGVLPAALIVVSLLGNAVPGAFARETAAATDQAQGTIAVAQLPPEAVNTLNLIAAGGPYPYEKDGIVFGNHERLLTPHKRGYYHEYTVPTPRARNRGARRIVCGGPPGRTDNCYYSDDHYTSFKRIVE, from the coding sequence ACGGCGTGCTTCCGGCCGCCCTGATAGTCGTCAGCCTGCTTGGGAATGCCGTTCCCGGCGCCTTCGCACGGGAAACCGCAGCGGCCACGGATCAGGCGCAGGGCACCATCGCGGTGGCACAACTGCCGCCGGAAGCAGTCAATACTTTGAACCTGATTGCAGCAGGCGGGCCTTACCCGTATGAGAAGGACGGCATCGTATTCGGCAATCACGAGCGGTTGCTGACGCCGCATAAGCGCGGCTATTACCACGAATACACCGTCCCTACGCCACGTGCCCGCAATCGGGGCGCGCGCCGCATAGTCTGCGGTGGTCCGCCCGGGCGAACCGACAACTGTTATTACTCCGACGACCACTACACGAGTTTTAAACGTATTGTTGAATGA
- a CDS encoding barstar family protein, protein MNGMSDNVYAHDSGVATDLFAAGDGNLFQRVMQMRSATPGGDNQNEASTLLSSNEGPMSLFKTVRPNIVQSIRAFRVQDLADEAQQLGQHFLYACCGNAQSKQEVMETIATSFTFPKHFGKNYDALYDCLTDLVAKAGTQPGFVIVLEALPVAQKFDKEGRETLLDVFREAAEFWAERKVAFRVFYSFA, encoded by the coding sequence ATGAACGGCATGAGCGACAACGTCTACGCGCACGACTCCGGGGTCGCGACGGATCTTTTCGCGGCTGGCGACGGCAATCTGTTCCAGCGCGTCATGCAGATGCGCAGTGCCACGCCTGGCGGGGACAACCAGAACGAAGCCAGCACTTTGCTTTCATCGAACGAGGGCCCCATGAGTCTTTTCAAGACCGTACGACCGAACATCGTACAGTCGATCCGCGCGTTCCGCGTGCAGGATCTTGCTGACGAAGCGCAGCAGCTCGGGCAGCATTTTCTTTACGCCTGTTGTGGGAATGCGCAATCAAAGCAGGAAGTGATGGAAACGATCGCGACGTCGTTCACGTTTCCGAAGCACTTCGGCAAGAACTACGACGCGCTATACGATTGTCTGACCGATCTGGTCGCGAAAGCAGGCACGCAGCCGGGTTTCGTGATCGTGCTCGAAGCATTGCCTGTTGCGCAGAAGTTCGACAAGGAAGGCCGTGAGACCTTGCTCGACGTGTTCCGTGAAGCTGCCGAGTTCTGGGCTGAGCGCAAGGTGGCGTTCCGCGTGTTCTATTCGTTCGCGTAA
- a CDS encoding VOC family protein: protein MTALRPAGVPWLTPYLTVRDARAATAFFESAFGFRVRDSVHDDGAMMHVEMTWQDQLIVMFAPEGAFGSTAKTPKSAGAIAPQSFYLYVDDVDAVYTRALAAGAKSLSEPQDQFWGDRFAQIEDLDGYRWALARHLS from the coding sequence ATGACTGCCCTACGCCCAGCCGGTGTGCCGTGGTTGACGCCATACCTGACTGTGCGCGACGCGCGTGCCGCTACCGCCTTCTTCGAGAGCGCGTTTGGCTTCAGGGTCCGCGACAGCGTGCACGACGACGGCGCGATGATGCACGTCGAAATGACGTGGCAAGATCAGTTGATCGTGATGTTCGCACCGGAGGGCGCTTTCGGTTCGACCGCAAAGACACCGAAGAGCGCAGGTGCGATCGCACCGCAGTCGTTCTATCTTTATGTGGACGACGTCGATGCCGTCTACACGCGCGCGCTGGCCGCCGGCGCAAAATCGCTGAGTGAGCCGCAGGATCAGTTCTGGGGCGACCGTTTCGCTCAGATCGAGGATCTCGACGGCTACCGTTGGGCGCTTGCCCGTCACCTTTCCTGA